Below is a genomic region from Planctomycetota bacterium.
AGGGGTCGTTCTTCAGCGCGTCCTTGGCGCGCTTGATATCTATGTCCTTCAGCGGCTGGGTGGGGAGGTTGTAGTCCACGATGTCCTGCGGGGTGACGCCGAGGTAGTGGACACTGGGGACGCAGAAGAACTCGTTGAGGTGGGCGGCGTTGCCGGAGCCGACCTTGAGGGTGCGGTAGATGTTGGCGTAGCCGTAGGGGTCGCCGTCGGTGAAGGCGTAGACGGGCATCTGGTGGGCGTCGGCGAGGCGGCGGATGAAGCGGCGGCAGGCGCGCGTGGGCACGCCGCCCATCGAGATGAGGATGCAGTCGGCCGTGTCCCAGAAGGCGTGCTTGACGAGGCGCTGGAACATGGCGGTGGTCTCGATGACGAGGATGAACTTGGCGCTGGTACGGAAGGTGAGCTGCTCGACCTGCGGCGGCACGCTGTAGGCGCCTGTGCCAAAGCGGGTGCAGTCAATCTCGATGCTCTCGCCGGTCGCGGGGTCTTCGTCCACGACCACGAGGCGGCCGGCCACGGAGCCGCCGTGCTCGTCGGGGATGAAGCCGATCTGCTCGCGGTTGAAGCCCAGCATGGCCTCCAGGTCGTCCATCACGGTGTCGGATTCGGGCTGCTCGGTGAAGGCGGCTTCGGCCCAGGATTTCGAGCGGTAGTAGGCTTCTCGTTTGTTGATGATGTCGTCGTCCTCGACGACGGCCTTGGAGAGGGCGAGCATGCGGATGGACTGGGCGAAGGTCTTGACGGTGGTGTAGGCGAAGTCGCGCCGCGCGGTGCGGCCGCGCATCTTGAAGGCCCCCGTGCCCGAGTCGTAGCGCACGTTCGAGAGGGCGCGGATGGGGAACTTCATGTGCGGCTTCTTGTCGTGGCGGATGTCGCTGTAGATGTCGCGCGCCACCTCGACCATGCGCGCGAGGGCTTTTCCGTTGTCGTGCTTTGGCGTTTTCTTGGGGGTCTTCTTTGCCATTCCGCGCTTTCTCCATGCTCGTGATGCGTGAAGCGTGATACGTGAGAAGGAGGGGCGGGACCGTTCTTCTCTTCTCACGCATCACGTATCACGGCTCATTTTCTGCTCTTGTGCAGCATCTCGGTCAGCTTCTCGACGATGCCCTCTTCTTCGCGCTGGCTGAGGGCGAGGATTTCGCGCAGGCCGATGCCGATGTGGGGGATGTATTTCTCGATGTAGGAGCGTTTGCGCTCGGCCTCGGCCTCGCGCCGCCGCCGCTTGATGTGGAGGCTCATCTTGCGCCCACAGGCCTGGAGCGCGAGCTTGATCTCCTTGATGATCTCGGGGTAGTGGGCGATGGCCTCCTTGCTCTCGGAGGTGAAGGGCACCCACACGCTGGCCATGTGCACGACGACGATGGCCGGCCCCAGGGGCAGCGAGCCGCTGGGCTGCGAGAGGCCGTAGGGACGCCACGAGATGCTGCTGATCGCGCGCGTGATGGCGCAGGCCGATTGCTGGTAGAGCAGCGGCACGCGGTTGGCGAAGCGGTAGACCCGCACCGGCCCCTCGTCGGGCACCTTGCCGCCGTAGGCCACGGCAGCCTCGATGATGAAGGGGTTGCCGCGGTAGACCGAGGGCGGGCGCGACACGGCGGCGTAGAAGTCGGCCTCCAGCTCCTTCTTCACGCCCTTGAGCAGCAGTTCCTCGCCGATGGGCACCACGCAGTCGGTGGGCGGGTTCATGATCCGCGTGGCCTGGATCGCCTTGTAGAGGGTCTCGGCCTCCTGGCGGGCGATGCGGCTGGGCCGCGCGTTGGGCTCGATCTTCGCGGCCGCCAGGATGTTGTCGGCCACGCGGCCCGACACGCGGGAGAACTCGTGGGTGAGGAAGGCGCGCACGTTGCGCGCCTTGGTGCTCTCGAGCATGGTCATGAGCATGCCCAGCTCGATGCCCTGGGGGTGCGGCTTGATCGTCTTCGGCTCGGCCGGCAGCTCGGAGGTGGCGCGGGGGAACTCGTGCGGGTCGCCGTCGGGCGGCGTGTAGAGCATTCGCACGTGGGGGTTGGTGATGGCCGTCTGCTCGAGATAGGCGTCCACGCTCTGGCGGCCGCGCTGGTAGCGGGCCTCCAGCTCGATCTCCACGCGGGTGCCGTGCGCGCCGTTCCAGTCGCACTCGCCCTCGTTGATGACGCGCGGCTCGTTCTTCTTGGTGTCAATCATCAGCTCGCAGCGGACCGCGGGCTTGCCGTGGCCGATCTTGGAGATGATGACGGTGGGCTGGCCCGTGGTGAGCTGGCCGTACATGGCCGCGGCCGAGATGCCGATGCCCTGCTGGCCGCGCGACATCTTGAGGCGGTGGAACTTCGAGCCGTAGAGGAGCTTGCCGAACACCTTGGGCACCTGCCTGGGCACGATGCCCGGGCCGTTGTCCTCCACGATCACGCGGTAGCGCTCCTCCTTGCGCACCTCCTTGACGGTCACCTTGACCTCGGGCAGGATGCCGGCTTCCTCGCAGGCATCGAGCGAGTTGTCCACTGCCTCCTTGATGCAGGTGAGGAGGGCCTTGCGCGGGTTATCGAAACCCAGCAGGTGGCGGTTCTTGGTGAAGAACTCCGAGACGGAGATCTCGCGCTGCTGCTTCGCCATTTCGGTGGCGGTCACGCGCCGCCTGCCTTGCTTGCCCCCCTCGCCGGCGGCCTCGGCGGGTCCCTCGAGGTCCCCGCCCGCCGGTGGGGGAGCGGCGAACTCCAGGGTGCGCTGTGCAAGCTCTTGTGCCATGGGTTCCTCGCGGTAGCTGGCCGAACTGTCTTGAACGGGGATCGGATCTGGGCGCGCCCCTGCCGCGGCAGGAGAAGGCGTTACCACTATCCCTATGGTGCGCGGGCATTGTAGCACGCACATGTAGTGAATGCAAGCCAATTATCGCGCCCCCGGCGGGACGCAGATTGACTTCCCGGGAGCCCCGATCTATAATGCCTCGCCGGGTGCGGCGCCCCACGAAAGGAAGGCCCCGGTGGACAATCCGGTCTGCGTCTCCTGCCATAAAGGCCTGTCGCTCGAAGACATCGAGCGTGGGAACTTCAAGCACATCGGCGGCCACCTCTACTGCGCCGAGTGCGTGGGCAGGATGCGCCGCGTGGGCCCCACCCCCTGCCCCGCCTGCGGCGTCACCGACACGCCGCTCTACACCGGCAAGGGCTACCTGTGCCGCAAGTGCGGCGCCGACCTCCACCCCGCCCAGGCCGACGCCAGGACGGCTCCCGCCCAGCGGCCCCACACGAGGCCCGCCGCCAAGCGCTGCCCTTACTGCGGCGCCGCCATTCTGGCCGAGGCCCTCAAGTGCCGCTACTGCGGCTCGTCGCTCACCCGCGAGGCCCGCGAGGCCGAGGCTTTCAGCCGCCAGAACTCGCAACTGCGCTTCTGGGTCGGGTGCCTGCTCAGCGCTTCGGTCTTCCTCCTGCTCTTCCTCGTCTACGTTCTCGCCACGCGAGGGGCGCGGCAGCCCGAAGCCAAGGCGGCTCCCCCGGTTCCCACGACCGCCAGCCCCGCGGCGCCCAAGCCCGACACGGCACTCGTCGCCAGCCTGCGGGAGGAGCTTCGAAGCCTTCGCACCCAACTCACCGTCCTCAAGGCCGAGCAAGAGCGCCTGCTGGCGGCCAGGGAGCAGCCGCCCGAGCCGTCCCGCATCGCCAAGACCGTGGCCGAGGCGATGAAGCCGCCGCCGCCCGCTCCCACCAAGGAAGACCTCCCCAAGGTCACACC
It encodes:
- a CDS encoding DNA topoisomerase IV subunit A, which produces MAKKTPKKTPKHDNGKALARMVEVARDIYSDIRHDKKPHMKFPIRALSNVRYDSGTGAFKMRGRTARRDFAYTTVKTFAQSIRMLALSKAVVEDDDIINKREAYYRSKSWAEAAFTEQPESDTVMDDLEAMLGFNREQIGFIPDEHGGSVAGRLVVVDEDPATGESIEIDCTRFGTGAYSVPPQVEQLTFRTSAKFILVIETTAMFQRLVKHAFWDTADCILISMGGVPTRACRRFIRRLADAHQMPVYAFTDGDPYGYANIYRTLKVGSGNAAHLNEFFCVPSVHYLGVTPQDIVDYNLPTQPLKDIDIKRAKDALKNDPFFHHHKEWQRAIDQMIKMGVRVEQQAFAAHSLNFVVEKYLPEKLRNTRKFLP
- a CDS encoding DNA topoisomerase VI subunit B; translation: MAQELAQRTLEFAAPPPAGGDLEGPAEAAGEGGKQGRRRVTATEMAKQQREISVSEFFTKNRHLLGFDNPRKALLTCIKEAVDNSLDACEEAGILPEVKVTVKEVRKEERYRVIVEDNGPGIVPRQVPKVFGKLLYGSKFHRLKMSRGQQGIGISAAAMYGQLTTGQPTVIISKIGHGKPAVRCELMIDTKKNEPRVINEGECDWNGAHGTRVEIELEARYQRGRQSVDAYLEQTAITNPHVRMLYTPPDGDPHEFPRATSELPAEPKTIKPHPQGIELGMLMTMLESTKARNVRAFLTHEFSRVSGRVADNILAAAKIEPNARPSRIARQEAETLYKAIQATRIMNPPTDCVVPIGEELLLKGVKKELEADFYAAVSRPPSVYRGNPFIIEAAVAYGGKVPDEGPVRVYRFANRVPLLYQQSACAITRAISSISWRPYGLSQPSGSLPLGPAIVVVHMASVWVPFTSESKEAIAHYPEIIKEIKLALQACGRKMSLHIKRRRREAEAERKRSYIEKYIPHIGIGLREILALSQREEEGIVEKLTEMLHKSRK